One stretch of Musicola paradisiaca NCPPB 2511 DNA includes these proteins:
- a CDS encoding efflux RND transporter permease subunit translates to MFSRFFIYRPVFAWVIAIVIMLAGALSIESLPVAQYPDVAPPSVSIKTNYPGASAETLENSVTQVIEQQLTGLDGLLYFSSTSDSSGDVRITVTFAQGTDPDTAQVQVQNKVQQATSRLPTEVQQQGLTVTKSQSNFLLIAALYDVTDKSSAADIADYLVSNMQDALSRVAGVGSVQVFGSQYAMRIWLDPAKLASYSLMPSDISSAIEAQNTQVSAGKIGGKPASANQQLTATVTAQSRLKTPEEFRNIIIKSETSGALVRLEDVARVEIGNEDYSMTTRLNGHPGAGIAVMLSPGANALSTAERVKAKVAEFEPQMPQGYKVAYPKDSTDFIKISVEEVVKTLFEAILLVVLVMFLFLQNLRATLIPAVAVPVVLLGTFGVLAVFGYSINTLTLFGMVLAIGLLVDDAIVVVENVERLMREERMAPAAATEKSMREIGSALVGVAMVLSAVFLPMAFFGGSTGVIYRQFSITIVSSMLLSVLVALTLTPALCASLLKPTAHASTGNGFFARFNRGYNALQTRYVGRVAQVLTRSWRYLALYGLVVAVMGVLFVRLPGGFLPNEDQGDVMVQFTLPAGATDARTQAVGKTIENYFLTQEKDNVEAIFVISGFNFSGSGQNAGMAFVALKNWSQRSGEQNSAETIARRAMGALASIRDAQVFTMSPPAVQGMGQSNGFTFELQATGSTDRSRLLALRDQLLAAAAKNPRLSAVRPNDLAEMPQLQVDIDYAKASALGLSVSDVTSTLSSAWGSTYVNDFIDRGRVKKVYIQGDATSRSKPADLDKWFVRGTDSSGNSVMTPFSAFASTRWSFGPESLSRYNGLAAYEIQGAAASGVSSGEAMDEMESLARSLPSGTTFSWSELSYQERLASGQSVSLYAISILVVFLCLAALYESWSVPFSVMMVIPLGVVGAVLAATLRGLENDVYFQVALLTTIGLSAKNAILIVEFAEAAYRRGATLYEAALEGARTRLRPVLMTSLAFIAGVLPLAVATGAGANSRISIGSGIVGGTLTATILAIFLVPLFFVLVRRVFSGRKNESRQLPVDPSQGEI, encoded by the coding sequence ATGTTCTCCCGCTTTTTCATTTATCGCCCGGTTTTCGCCTGGGTGATCGCCATCGTCATTATGCTGGCCGGCGCGTTGTCCATCGAGTCGTTGCCGGTGGCGCAGTACCCGGATGTGGCGCCGCCGTCGGTATCCATCAAGACCAACTATCCCGGTGCGTCGGCGGAAACGCTGGAAAACAGCGTCACCCAGGTGATTGAACAGCAGCTGACCGGGCTGGACGGGTTGCTCTATTTTTCGTCGACCAGCGACTCCAGCGGCGATGTCAGAATCACCGTGACCTTCGCCCAGGGAACCGACCCGGATACCGCACAGGTACAGGTGCAGAACAAAGTGCAGCAGGCCACCAGCCGCCTGCCGACCGAAGTGCAGCAACAGGGGTTGACGGTCACGAAATCGCAGAGCAATTTTTTGCTGATCGCCGCGCTGTATGACGTCACCGATAAAAGCAGCGCCGCCGATATCGCCGACTATCTGGTCAGCAATATGCAGGATGCCCTGTCGCGCGTGGCGGGGGTCGGCAGCGTACAGGTGTTCGGTTCCCAGTACGCCATGCGTATTTGGTTGGATCCGGCCAAACTGGCGTCCTACAGCCTGATGCCGTCGGATATCTCCTCGGCGATTGAAGCGCAGAACACCCAGGTATCCGCCGGCAAGATCGGCGGGAAACCCGCTTCCGCCAATCAGCAATTGACGGCCACGGTCACGGCACAGTCCCGGCTGAAAACCCCGGAAGAATTTCGCAATATCATCATCAAAAGCGAAACCAGCGGGGCGTTGGTTCGGCTGGAGGATGTCGCCCGGGTGGAGATCGGTAATGAAGATTACTCCATGACCACCCGGTTGAATGGGCATCCCGGCGCGGGGATTGCGGTCATGCTGTCGCCGGGGGCGAATGCGTTGTCCACCGCCGAGCGCGTCAAGGCTAAAGTGGCGGAGTTCGAACCGCAGATGCCGCAAGGCTATAAAGTGGCCTACCCGAAAGACAGTACCGACTTCATCAAGATTTCGGTCGAAGAGGTCGTGAAGACGCTGTTCGAGGCCATCTTGCTGGTGGTGCTGGTGATGTTCCTGTTCCTGCAAAACCTGCGTGCAACCTTGATCCCGGCCGTCGCGGTGCCGGTGGTGTTGCTGGGAACCTTCGGTGTGCTGGCGGTCTTCGGCTATTCCATCAACACCCTCACGCTATTCGGTATGGTCTTGGCCATCGGTTTGCTGGTGGATGACGCCATTGTGGTGGTGGAAAACGTCGAGCGTCTGATGCGGGAAGAGCGGATGGCGCCGGCCGCTGCTACCGAAAAATCGATGCGCGAGATCGGCAGCGCGCTGGTCGGCGTCGCCATGGTGCTGAGCGCCGTCTTTCTGCCGATGGCGTTCTTCGGCGGTTCCACCGGTGTGATTTATCGCCAGTTCTCCATCACCATCGTGTCTTCCATGCTGCTGTCGGTACTGGTGGCGTTAACGCTGACGCCGGCATTGTGTGCATCGTTGCTGAAACCGACGGCGCATGCGTCGACCGGCAACGGCTTTTTCGCCCGCTTCAACCGGGGGTATAACGCGCTGCAAACCCGTTATGTCGGGCGGGTGGCGCAGGTGCTGACCCGTTCCTGGCGCTATCTGGCGCTGTACGGGCTGGTCGTGGCGGTGATGGGGGTGCTGTTCGTGCGGTTGCCGGGCGGTTTTCTGCCCAACGAGGATCAAGGCGATGTGATGGTGCAGTTCACGCTGCCGGCCGGCGCGACCGATGCGCGCACCCAAGCAGTGGGAAAGACTATCGAGAACTATTTCCTCACCCAGGAGAAGGACAACGTGGAGGCGATCTTCGTGATCTCCGGGTTTAACTTCAGCGGCAGCGGCCAGAATGCCGGTATGGCGTTCGTCGCACTGAAAAACTGGAGCCAGCGCTCAGGCGAACAAAACAGCGCTGAAACGATCGCCCGCCGGGCGATGGGGGCGCTCGCCAGTATCCGTGATGCGCAGGTCTTTACCATGTCGCCGCCGGCGGTGCAGGGGATGGGGCAATCGAACGGTTTCACCTTTGAATTGCAGGCGACCGGCAGTACCGATCGCAGCCGGTTGTTGGCGCTGCGCGACCAGTTACTGGCCGCAGCGGCGAAGAACCCACGGTTGTCGGCGGTGCGCCCCAACGATCTGGCGGAGATGCCGCAGTTGCAGGTGGATATCGACTACGCCAAAGCCAGCGCGCTGGGGCTGTCGGTCAGCGATGTCACCAGTACGTTGAGTAGTGCCTGGGGCAGTACCTACGTCAACGATTTTATCGATCGTGGGCGGGTAAAAAAGGTTTATATTCAGGGGGATGCAACTTCTCGCAGCAAACCGGCCGATCTCGATAAATGGTTTGTGCGCGGTACCGACAGCAGCGGTAACAGCGTCATGACGCCATTCTCCGCGTTTGCTTCCACGCGCTGGAGCTTCGGCCCGGAGAGCCTGTCGCGCTACAACGGGCTGGCGGCCTATGAGATTCAGGGTGCGGCCGCATCGGGCGTCAGCTCAGGCGAAGCGATGGACGAGATGGAGTCACTGGCGCGCTCGCTGCCGTCCGGCACCACCTTCTCGTGGAGCGAACTGTCGTATCAGGAACGGTTGGCCAGCGGGCAGTCGGTATCGTTGTACGCCATTTCCATTTTGGTGGTGTTCCTGTGTCTGGCGGCGTTGTATGAAAGCTGGAGCGTCCCCTTCTCGGTGATGATGGTGATCCCGCTCGGCGTGGTGGGCGCGGTGTTGGCGGCGACCCTGCGCGGGCTGGAAAACGATGTCTATTTTCAGGTGGCGTTGTTGACCACCATCGGGCTATCGGCCAAAAACGCCATCCTGATCGTTGAGTTCGCCGAAGCGGCCTACCGGCGCGGTGCCACGCTGTATGAAGCGGCGTTGGAGGGGGCGCGCACCCGGTTGCGTCCGGTGCTGATGACCTCGCTGGCGTTTATCGCCGGTGTGCTGCCGCTGGCGGTGGCGACCGGGGCGGGCGCCAACAGCCGTATCTCCATCGGCAGCGGTATTGTCGGCGGGACGCTGACGGCGACGATACTGGCGATCTTCCTGGTGCCGTTGTTC
- a CDS encoding efflux RND transporter periplasmic adaptor subunit, with translation MRSKMLIVTTSVVLMAWNLAGCEQKNESPERAAPVEVTVQTLKSAPVTLHSELTGRVTAAQVSEVRPQVDGIILQRLFTEGSEVKAGQVLYQIDPASYQAAQDQAAAALKNAQATVRSAKLKAERYARLLKEDGVSQQDADDAQATYEESVANVAEKAAAVKTAQINLAYTRITAPIAGRIGISSVTSGALVTASQSTALATIRQLDPIYVDLTQSSRQRLALLSSQQQPQTQAVLTLENGQRYAQPGTVKLAEVAVDEATGSVTLRAEFANPAHTLLPGMFVRASVATATLPDAILAPQQGIIRDAKGRATAWVVNDKQQVELRQVETGEAIGDNWLITQGLHTGERIITEGTDKVHNGETVTAVEGKTPSGAVSQRGTEAQ, from the coding sequence ATGCGAAGTAAAATGTTAATTGTGACAACCAGTGTCGTGCTGATGGCATGGAATTTGGCCGGTTGTGAGCAGAAAAATGAATCCCCGGAGAGGGCTGCGCCGGTGGAGGTAACGGTACAAACGCTGAAAAGCGCCCCTGTCACCTTGCACAGTGAATTGACCGGGCGCGTGACTGCGGCGCAGGTGTCCGAGGTGCGACCACAGGTGGACGGCATTATCCTCCAGCGGCTATTTACCGAAGGCAGCGAGGTGAAAGCCGGACAGGTGCTGTACCAGATTGATCCGGCCAGTTATCAGGCTGCTCAGGATCAGGCTGCCGCTGCGCTGAAAAATGCCCAGGCCACGGTGCGTTCGGCGAAACTGAAAGCGGAACGCTATGCGCGCCTGTTGAAAGAAGACGGCGTCTCGCAGCAGGATGCCGACGATGCGCAGGCCACTTACGAAGAGAGTGTGGCTAATGTCGCGGAAAAGGCGGCGGCGGTGAAAACGGCGCAGATTAATCTGGCCTACACCCGGATCACCGCGCCGATTGCCGGGCGTATCGGCATCTCCTCCGTCACGTCGGGCGCGCTGGTCACGGCCAGCCAGAGCACCGCGTTGGCGACCATCCGTCAATTGGATCCTATTTACGTCGACCTCACCCAGTCCAGCCGCCAGCGGTTGGCATTGTTGTCCAGCCAGCAGCAGCCCCAGACTCAGGCCGTGTTGACGCTGGAAAATGGCCAGCGTTACGCGCAGCCCGGCACCGTGAAGTTGGCGGAAGTCGCCGTGGATGAAGCCACCGGCAGCGTCACATTGCGGGCGGAGTTCGCCAACCCGGCCCATACGCTGTTGCCGGGCATGTTCGTTCGGGCATCGGTTGCTACGGCGACGTTGCCGGATGCCATTCTGGCGCCTCAGCAAGGGATTATCCGTGATGCCAAAGGCCGGGCGACCGCCTGGGTGGTGAACGATAAACAGCAGGTGGAACTGCGGCAGGTGGAAACCGGCGAGGCGATTGGCGACAACTGGCTGATTACCCAAGGATTGCATACTGGCGAGCGCATAATCACGGAAGGTACCGACAAAGTGCATAACGGGGAGACGGTAACGGCGGTTGAAGGTAAGACACCATCCGGCGCGGTATCTCAACGCGGCACGGAGGCACAGTAA
- a CDS encoding TetR/AcrR family transcriptional regulator: MSLPRTDDKTLARRDQIIAAARYCFRHAGFHGASMAEIAAQARLSVGQIYRYFINKDDIIEEIVRRIVECRLKHMSPGKEDPLLFAPRLARRELPDDDPSWSDDHALMLEVAAEATRNPRVATILHDADRRLFQQACSLVKQRYPHFSDPEIAARVELMAVLGEGTAWRSLLPAYYAADVLQPLYENLLNLTFPQDHHE; encoded by the coding sequence GTGTCATTACCACGTACAGACGACAAAACGCTGGCCCGGCGGGATCAGATCATTGCCGCGGCCCGCTACTGTTTCCGTCACGCCGGATTCCATGGCGCCAGTATGGCGGAAATCGCCGCTCAGGCCCGGCTCAGCGTCGGGCAGATTTATCGCTATTTCATCAACAAGGACGACATCATCGAAGAGATCGTGCGCCGCATCGTGGAATGCCGATTGAAACACATGTCGCCGGGCAAGGAGGATCCATTGCTCTTCGCCCCCAGGCTGGCGCGGCGCGAGCTGCCGGACGATGACCCCAGCTGGAGCGACGACCATGCATTGATGCTGGAGGTCGCCGCTGAAGCGACGCGCAATCCACGAGTCGCCACTATTCTGCATGACGCGGATCGGCGGCTGTTTCAGCAAGCCTGCTCATTGGTGAAGCAGCGCTACCCCCATTTCAGCGACCCGGAGATCGCAGCCCGGGTCGAACTGATGGCGGTGCTGGGTGAAGGCACCGCCTGGCGCAGTTTGTTGCCGGCCTACTATGCCGCCGACGTGCTGCAACCGTTATACGAAAATTTGCTTAATCTCACCTTTCCACAGGATCACCATGAGTAA
- a CDS encoding multidrug effflux MFS transporter — protein sequence MSKSTSNRSRFGYALILGSLAALGPLCTDLYLPALPQLASELSTSTATAQFSLTAGLLGLGFGQLIFGPLSDKRGRRGPLLWSLIMLLLTSAWCALASDIGQLIIARLLQGIAGAGGAVLSRAVARDLYAGHELTRFFTLLMLVNGLAPILSPVLGGALMTLTNWRGIFVTLTLIAILLLLMSALRLPETLPAKRRIDGGIGAMLASLGSLLQARQFMGLCLTQGFSGAGMFAYIGGSPFVLQEIYGLSPQAFSLCFAVNSIGLIIAGQLAERLCRRWGENGVLRLGLGIAIVASLALALAGYLHAPLIGILLPLFLAISMIGFIGPCASALAMQSQGGKAGSASALLGLSMFALGALSVPLTGLSGGTSALSMGVVILTCYLLATFCWWRSLQAAN from the coding sequence ATGAGTAAATCCACGTCCAATCGCTCCAGGTTCGGTTATGCGCTGATCCTCGGCTCGCTGGCGGCATTGGGACCGCTTTGTACCGATCTTTATCTGCCTGCGCTGCCGCAACTGGCCAGCGAGTTGTCCACATCTACCGCCACCGCGCAGTTCAGCCTGACCGCAGGCTTGCTGGGCCTGGGCTTCGGCCAGCTGATTTTCGGCCCGCTTAGCGATAAACGCGGACGGCGCGGGCCATTGTTATGGTCGTTGATCATGTTGCTGCTCACTTCCGCCTGGTGTGCGCTGGCATCGGATATCGGCCAGTTGATTATTGCCCGCCTGTTACAGGGGATTGCCGGTGCAGGCGGTGCAGTATTGTCGCGTGCCGTCGCGCGCGATCTGTATGCCGGACACGAACTCACCCGGTTCTTTACACTGTTGATGCTGGTCAACGGATTGGCCCCTATTCTTTCGCCGGTACTGGGCGGTGCGTTGATGACGCTCACCAACTGGCGCGGAATTTTCGTTACGCTGACGCTTATCGCCATCCTGCTGCTACTCATGAGCGCACTGCGGCTGCCGGAAACATTACCGGCTAAACGCCGTATCGACGGCGGCATCGGCGCCATGCTGGCGTCGCTCGGCAGCCTGCTACAAGCTCGCCAGTTTATGGGTCTGTGCCTTACGCAAGGGTTTTCGGGGGCAGGAATGTTCGCCTATATCGGGGGATCGCCGTTTGTACTCCAGGAGATTTATGGGCTCAGCCCGCAAGCGTTCAGCCTGTGTTTCGCCGTCAACAGCATTGGCTTGATCATTGCCGGGCAGCTCGCCGAGCGGCTGTGCCGTCGTTGGGGGGAAAACGGCGTACTGCGTCTGGGGTTGGGGATCGCCATCGTCGCATCGCTGGCGCTGGCGCTGGCCGGTTATCTGCACGCGCCGTTGATAGGGATTCTGTTACCGCTGTTCCTGGCGATATCGATGATTGGTTTTATCGGCCCCTGCGCATCCGCGTTGGCAATGCAGAGTCAGGGCGGCAAAGCGGGCAGCGCGTCGGCGCTGTTGGGGCTTAGCATGTTCGCCCTCGGCGCGCTGAGCGTACCACTCACCGGACTCAGTGGCGGAACCAGTGCGCTATCGATGGGGGTGGTGATCCTGACATGTTATTTGCTGGCCACCTTCTGTTGGTGGCGATCACTGCAAGCCGCCAACTGA
- the fdhE gene encoding formate dehydrogenase accessory protein FdhE — protein MSIRIVPQDQLAGQNDKSSTLGAIPPLLFANLKSLYSNRAERLRQLAENHPLEDYLDFAAAVVEAQQKVLHDHPLQQDLAFLLENKGERPPLDVSVFPRDPHWHTLLRALIEELKPGADGQVLSTLENLEKMSAQEWETLASALLNQQFSEEDNDKAPFVWAALSLYWAQMATSLPGKARAELGEHRQFCPVCGSIPVSGVVQLGTTSGLRYLHCNLCETEWHMVRVKCSNCEQAGKLNYWSLDDENSAIKTESCDDCGTYLKLLYQEKDHRVEAVADDLASLVLDIKMEEEGFARSSINPFLFPNSNI, from the coding sequence ATGAGTATTCGTATCGTGCCGCAGGATCAACTGGCAGGCCAGAATGATAAATCTTCCACTCTTGGCGCTATCCCGCCGCTGCTGTTTGCGAATCTGAAAAGCCTGTACAGCAACCGAGCCGAACGTCTGCGCCAACTGGCGGAGAATCATCCGTTGGAGGATTACCTTGATTTCGCCGCTGCGGTGGTCGAGGCGCAGCAAAAAGTCCTGCACGATCACCCCCTGCAACAGGATCTTGCCTTTTTGCTGGAAAACAAGGGTGAACGTCCGCCGTTGGACGTCAGCGTCTTCCCGCGCGATCCGCACTGGCACACGTTGCTGCGGGCATTGATTGAGGAACTGAAACCGGGCGCCGACGGCCAGGTGCTGTCCACGCTGGAGAATCTGGAAAAAATGTCGGCGCAGGAGTGGGAGACGCTGGCGAGCGCGCTGCTGAACCAGCAATTCAGCGAGGAAGACAACGACAAAGCGCCGTTCGTCTGGGCGGCGTTGTCGCTGTACTGGGCGCAGATGGCGACCAGCCTGCCGGGCAAGGCGCGCGCGGAGTTGGGCGAACACCGGCAGTTCTGTCCGGTGTGCGGCAGCATACCGGTTTCCGGCGTGGTTCAGCTCGGTACTACCAGCGGTTTGCGTTATCTGCACTGCAATTTGTGCGAGACCGAATGGCATATGGTACGGGTGAAATGCAGTAACTGCGAGCAGGCCGGCAAGCTGAATTATTGGTCGTTGGATGACGAAAATTCAGCCATCAAGACCGAGAGTTGTGATGACTGCGGCACCTATCTAAAGCTGTTGTATCAGGAGAAAGATCATCGGGTGGAAGCCGTCGCCGACGATCTGGCGTCACTGGTGCTGGATATCAAAATGGAAGAAGAGGGTTTTGCCCGCAGTAGCATCAATCCGTTTCTGTTCCCGAATAGCAATATTTAA
- the fdoI gene encoding formate dehydrogenase cytochrome b556 subunit, which yields MKKNNRIQRYSAPERINHWIVAFCFVFAALSGLGFFFPSFNWLMNVLGTPQLARVLHPFVGVVMFVAFLLMFFRYWKHNLIHRDDIEWAKNIHKIARNEEVGDTGRYNFGQKCVFWLAIISLLLLLGSGVVIWRPYFAPSFPIPLIRAALVVHSVAAVGLILVIMVHIYAALWVKGTITAMVEGWVSKSWAKKHHPRWYRELQSKGQEKQP from the coding sequence ATGAAAAAGAATAATCGTATTCAGCGTTATAGTGCGCCAGAGCGCATCAACCACTGGATTGTCGCGTTCTGTTTTGTGTTCGCTGCACTCAGTGGATTAGGGTTCTTTTTCCCGTCGTTCAACTGGCTGATGAATGTATTGGGTACGCCGCAACTGGCGCGTGTTCTGCACCCGTTTGTCGGCGTGGTGATGTTTGTGGCGTTTCTGCTGATGTTTTTCCGTTACTGGAAACATAACCTGATCCATCGTGATGACATCGAATGGGCCAAAAATATCCACAAGATCGCCCGCAATGAAGAAGTGGGCGACACCGGGCGCTACAACTTCGGCCAGAAATGCGTGTTCTGGCTGGCCATCATCAGTTTGCTGTTGCTGTTAGGCAGTGGGGTGGTGATCTGGCGGCCTTACTTTGCGCCATCGTTCCCGATCCCGCTTATCCGGGCGGCGCTGGTGGTGCATTCCGTCGCTGCCGTCGGGCTGATCTTGGTCATCATGGTGCACATCTACGCGGCGTTGTGGGTTAAAGGCACCATTACCGCGATGGTGGAAGGCTGGGTGTCAAAATCCTGGGCGAAGAAACACCATCCGCGCTGGTATCGTGAACTGCAATCCAAAGGGCAGGAAAAGCAGCCCTGA
- the fdxH gene encoding formate dehydrogenase subunit beta: MAMQSQDIIRRSATNSLTPPPQARNHKEQVAKLIDVTTCIGCKACQVACSEWNDIRDDVGHNIGVYDNPTDLSAKSWTVMRFSEVEENGKLEWLIRKDGCMHCADPGCLKACPAEGAIIQYANGIVDFQSEHCIGCGYCIAGCPFNVPRMNKDDNKVYKCTLCVDRVEVGQEPSCVKTCPTGAIHFGTKDEMKVLASERVKDLNSRGYNNAGLYDPAGVGGTHVMYVLHHADRPQLYHGLPDNPSISPAVTFWKGVWKPLAAIGFAATFAASVFHYVGIGPNRVEEEDEEHHEDKQHEKE; the protein is encoded by the coding sequence ATGGCAATGCAATCTCAAGATATTATCCGTCGCTCCGCGACCAATTCATTGACACCGCCGCCACAGGCCCGTAATCACAAAGAGCAGGTGGCTAAGCTTATCGACGTCACCACCTGTATCGGCTGCAAGGCTTGTCAGGTGGCCTGTTCCGAATGGAACGATATCCGTGATGATGTCGGGCATAACATCGGGGTGTACGACAACCCTACCGATCTCAGCGCCAAGTCCTGGACGGTGATGCGGTTCTCCGAAGTTGAAGAGAACGGCAAGCTGGAATGGTTGATCCGTAAAGATGGCTGTATGCATTGCGCTGACCCTGGCTGCCTGAAGGCGTGTCCGGCGGAAGGGGCGATTATTCAGTATGCCAACGGTATTGTTGATTTTCAGTCGGAACACTGCATTGGTTGCGGTTACTGCATCGCAGGGTGCCCGTTCAATGTGCCGCGCATGAACAAGGACGACAACAAGGTGTACAAGTGCACTCTGTGCGTTGACCGTGTGGAAGTTGGTCAGGAGCCCTCTTGCGTGAAGACTTGCCCAACCGGCGCGATCCATTTCGGTACCAAAGACGAGATGAAAGTGTTGGCGAGCGAGCGGGTGAAAGACCTGAACAGTCGTGGTTACAACAATGCCGGCTTGTATGATCCAGCGGGTGTCGGCGGGACACATGTGATGTATGTCTTACATCATGCCGATCGTCCCCAGCTCTATCACGGTCTGCCGGATAACCCGAGCATCAGCCCAGCGGTGACTTTCTGGAAAGGCGTTTGGAAGCCGCTGGCTGCTATCGGGTTTGCCGCCACCTTCGCCGCCAGCGTATTCCACTATGTTGGCATTGGTCCGAACCGCGTAGAGGAAGAGGACGAAGAGCACCACGAGGACAAGCAACATGAAAAAGAATAA